From Streptomyces sp. NBC_00690, a single genomic window includes:
- a CDS encoding glycoside hydrolase family 18 protein yields MRRRTLVRTAVAACALSLMATVAPAATADPAGATVTPRAAAGASHDDDDDEDRRSYKRVGYFTQWGVYGRNYQVKDMDKTGQAAKLTHINYAFGNVSPEGKCYMPSTLGEGDPWADYVRPLDAANSVDGVADDWNQPLAGNFNQLVELKAKYPGLKALISLGGWSWSTHFSNAALTPESRKALVSSCIDLYIKGNLPVDGTRGGVGAAAGVFDGIDVDWEWPGSSGEDDTPYRPEDKKNFTALVKEFRTQLDAYAKSEAVRTGKKAKHYDLTAFVPTAPAKIDAGFEVRKIMRDLDWVNLQGYDFHVSGEATTNQQSALKAKNDFSVDQTVNDWLKRGAPARKLVVGLPFYGQGWTGVTGGGDGLNQPAARPAPATWQAGYEDYKALKKLVDSGTYKVHRDKKNGHAWIFDGNTLWTYDDPQVLRAKTEYIRDEDLGGAMIWSLDGDTSDGELMTSIDRGLKRR; encoded by the coding sequence ATGCGTCGAAGAACCCTTGTTCGTACCGCAGTTGCAGCCTGCGCGCTCTCGCTGATGGCGACGGTCGCTCCCGCGGCGACCGCCGACCCGGCGGGTGCGACCGTCACCCCGCGAGCCGCTGCCGGCGCCTCCCACGATGACGATGACGATGAAGACCGACGCTCCTACAAGCGCGTCGGCTACTTCACTCAGTGGGGTGTCTACGGCCGTAACTACCAGGTCAAGGACATGGACAAGACCGGCCAGGCGGCCAAACTCACCCACATCAACTACGCCTTCGGCAATGTCAGCCCCGAAGGCAAGTGCTACATGCCGAGCACGCTCGGCGAGGGCGACCCCTGGGCCGACTACGTACGCCCGCTGGACGCCGCCAACTCGGTCGACGGCGTCGCGGACGACTGGAACCAGCCCCTCGCAGGAAACTTCAATCAGCTCGTCGAGCTGAAGGCCAAGTACCCCGGGCTGAAGGCGCTGATCTCCCTGGGCGGCTGGAGCTGGTCCACCCACTTCTCCAACGCGGCCCTGACCCCTGAGTCCCGCAAGGCCCTCGTCTCCTCCTGCATCGACCTCTACATCAAGGGCAATCTGCCCGTGGACGGCACCCGAGGCGGAGTCGGCGCAGCGGCCGGGGTCTTCGACGGCATCGACGTCGACTGGGAGTGGCCCGGATCCTCCGGCGAGGACGACACCCCTTACCGCCCCGAGGACAAGAAGAACTTCACCGCCCTGGTGAAGGAGTTCCGCACCCAGCTCGACGCCTACGCCAAGAGCGAGGCCGTCCGGACGGGCAAGAAGGCCAAGCACTACGACCTCACCGCCTTCGTCCCGACCGCCCCCGCCAAGATCGACGCGGGCTTCGAGGTCCGCAAGATCATGCGTGATCTGGACTGGGTCAACCTCCAGGGCTACGACTTCCACGTCTCCGGCGAGGCGACGACCAACCAGCAGTCGGCCCTCAAGGCGAAGAACGACTTCAGCGTCGACCAGACCGTGAACGACTGGCTCAAGCGTGGCGCTCCCGCCCGCAAGCTGGTGGTGGGCCTTCCGTTCTACGGCCAGGGCTGGACCGGAGTGACCGGTGGGGGCGACGGGCTGAACCAGCCCGCCGCGCGCCCCGCGCCCGCCACCTGGCAGGCCGGCTACGAGGACTACAAGGCCCTGAAGAAGCTGGTCGACTCGGGTACGTACAAGGTCCACCGCGACAAGAAGAACGGGCACGCCTGGATCTTCGACGGCAACACCCTGTGGACGTACGACGACCCCCAGGTGCTGCGCGCCAAGACGGAGTACATACGCGACGAGGACCTCGGTGGGGCCATGATCTGG
- a CDS encoding GntR family transcriptional regulator → MTFGEQPAYLRVAGDLRQKIVDGSLPPHTRLPSQARIRAEYGVSDTVALEARKVLMAEGLVEGRSGSGTYVRERPIPRRLSRTGYRSPQGGNPFRQEQAAQGARGTWESSSEQESASTEIAARLGVDVGARLMRTRYVFRDAGEAMMLSTSWEPLAVTGRTPVMLPEEGPLGGCGVVERMAAIDVVVDNVSEEVGARPGLAEELMTLGGVPGHVVMVVARTYYASDRPVETADVVVLADRFRVAYRLPVK, encoded by the coding sequence GTGACATTCGGTGAGCAGCCCGCGTATTTGCGCGTTGCCGGCGATCTCCGCCAAAAGATCGTCGATGGTTCCCTGCCTCCTCATACGCGTCTCCCGTCGCAAGCTCGAATTCGTGCGGAATACGGGGTTTCGGACACCGTCGCCCTGGAGGCACGCAAAGTGCTGATGGCGGAGGGTCTCGTGGAGGGCCGTTCCGGATCGGGGACCTATGTACGGGAGCGTCCGATTCCCCGTCGTCTTTCCCGCACCGGCTACCGCTCGCCGCAGGGGGGCAACCCCTTTCGTCAGGAGCAGGCGGCTCAGGGTGCTCGGGGCACCTGGGAGTCCAGCAGCGAGCAGGAGTCGGCGAGCACGGAGATCGCCGCCCGGCTCGGTGTCGATGTGGGCGCCCGGCTGATGCGCACCCGCTATGTGTTTCGCGACGCCGGTGAGGCGATGATGCTCTCCACCTCGTGGGAGCCGTTGGCCGTCACCGGGCGCACCCCCGTGATGCTGCCGGAAGAAGGGCCGTTGGGCGGGTGCGGAGTGGTCGAACGGATGGCTGCCATCGATGTCGTCGTGGACAACGTCTCGGAAGAGGTCGGTGCCCGGCCGGGGTTGGCGGAGGAACTCATGACGCTCGGCGGGGTGCCGGGCCATGTGGTGATGGTCGTGGCACGCACCTACTACGCGTCTGATCGGCCGGTCGAGACGGCGGATGTCGTCGTCCTCGCTGACCGTTTCCGGGTGGCCTATCGCCTTCCGGTGAAATGA
- a CDS encoding SPOR domain-containing protein, whose translation MSDTSAVLPWLVIREDDNGNRYRVGRYATEDEAQRMVTSLDSKGHKQVYWVERIERTTL comes from the coding sequence ATGAGTGACACCAGCGCTGTGCTCCCCTGGCTCGTCATACGCGAGGACGACAACGGCAACCGCTATCGCGTCGGCCGGTACGCCACCGAGGACGAGGCTCAGCGGATGGTCACTTCGCTCGATAGCAAGGGACACAAACAGGTCTACTGGGTTGAGCGCATCGAGCGCACAACTCTCTGA
- a CDS encoding (deoxy)nucleoside triphosphate pyrophosphohydrolase gives MTDRVVVAAAVYDRGRLLAARRSAPADIAGRWELPGGKLEAGESAEGGLLRELREELGVEAEILNRIPGEWPLNSGYVLRVWTARLVSGEPQPLEDHDALRWLSPDETDTVDWLDQDRPAVAEAARQLRRASGAFRPESGADEQGTERGESSV, from the coding sequence ATGACTGATCGCGTGGTGGTAGCCGCAGCCGTGTACGACCGGGGGCGACTCCTTGCCGCACGTCGCAGCGCTCCCGCGGACATCGCCGGACGCTGGGAGTTGCCGGGCGGCAAGTTGGAGGCGGGGGAGAGCGCGGAGGGTGGACTCCTGCGCGAACTGCGCGAAGAACTCGGAGTGGAAGCCGAGATCCTGAACAGGATTCCTGGTGAGTGGCCGCTCAACTCGGGCTATGTGCTCCGAGTGTGGACGGCTCGACTGGTGTCGGGCGAACCGCAGCCACTGGAAGACCATGACGCTCTGCGCTGGTTGTCCCCCGATGAGACCGACACCGTGGACTGGCTCGACCAGGACCGCCCGGCCGTCGCGGAAGCGGCTCGTCAGCTACGACGGGCCAGTGGTGCGTTCCGCCCCGAATCAGGCGCGGACGAGCAGGGCACAGAGCGCGGCGAGAGCTCGGTCTGA
- a CDS encoding ATP-binding protein, producing the protein MSGVIDIDGARAEWTFPAEANAVRTARHAVRDTLNAWGLDSGARDVTVLLVSELVTNSLRYASGPIGVRLAHREPAEGPPSLLVEVSDPLPDPPTERVAAHDDEGGRGLQLVAGSARRWGTRRDTEGKTVWFELALAG; encoded by the coding sequence GTGAGCGGCGTGATCGACATTGACGGCGCACGCGCCGAGTGGACCTTCCCCGCCGAGGCCAACGCCGTACGCACCGCGCGCCACGCCGTTCGCGACACCTTGAACGCCTGGGGACTGGATTCCGGTGCTCGCGATGTGACCGTACTGCTGGTCAGCGAGTTGGTCACCAACTCCCTTCGCTACGCCTCCGGGCCGATCGGGGTGCGCCTTGCCCACCGCGAACCGGCTGAGGGGCCGCCCTCCCTGCTGGTCGAAGTCTCCGACCCGCTGCCCGATCCCCCCACCGAGCGTGTCGCGGCCCACGATGACGAGGGCGGTCGAGGTCTCCAACTGGTCGCCGGTTCTGCCCGCCGCTGGGGTACCAGACGGGACACAGAAGGCAAGACGGTGTGGTTCGAGCTGGCTCTTGCCGGTTAA
- a CDS encoding SpoIIE family protein phosphatase, whose amino-acid sequence MSEISGSTGSVVWQSNPPGSIYDYIKAASFSIGPDGRIDQWSQRAVELFGLTAAEVRGRDPIEVFVPAQLRPHGRRQVSEILDGKEWTGLVPYRLPGSEGAQGVAEIYVMPSETETGARAALCIVVDVQALRRIETDLAASQAIFGQSPFGFLLFGTDLKVQRANQRFATIFGGTAEEHRGRTVYDYLSRSEADRMTASLRRVLATGEPAIDLQLVGSIPNSKDRRHWSINLYRVHSGSGRPVGVAGIGTDVTRRHVAAREAANARRNLAILNEASARIGNSLDLETTARELLDVAVPGFCDLASVDLYQGLLTGEEAPPGRWDSPRAEGAGAGTATLRRVAFASAVSDAPLITTPGCGSRGNTPTSVGEVHRYAFNSPCANALRAARVQLIPGEEGSLVQSTLAVPMMAHDTVVGLVQFSRAKGSEPFGDRDRALATELAARAAVCIDNARLYRREHERALILQRSLLPPGDPEAAGLDIACRYLPGNTATEVGGDWFDVIELPGHRTALVIGDVMGRGLRAAVAMGELRTAVRTLALLDLEPAEVLSALDEVARGLGSPIGAQQSARVAHKSREADLAEVYLATCVYAVYDPVTRRCTFANAGHLPPILVEPGEEALLLDVPPGMPLGVGGEPFEEVEVELPEGALLALYTDGLVESREQPLDDGLRAFRTALTGPSRPAPGHRSPAVIRPADVSKSLEDVCDHVLNTLDTRHGEDDIALLMAQVQGLPSEAVGDWRLPREPRSVGRARELTRGQLLTWDLEALVDTVELLVSELVTNALRYGEGEIRLRLLRDRTLVCEVWDAGLVQPRRRRARDTDEGGRGLQLVGMLSAGWGSRRTPRGKTVWFELALPDDGPSAEPTVEQLLSMF is encoded by the coding sequence GTGAGCGAGATATCTGGGTCGACAGGCAGCGTTGTATGGCAGAGCAACCCGCCTGGCTCGATCTATGACTACATCAAGGCCGCCTCTTTTTCGATCGGCCCTGATGGTCGGATCGATCAGTGGAGTCAGCGTGCGGTAGAGCTCTTCGGCCTGACAGCCGCCGAGGTCAGGGGCAGGGACCCGATCGAGGTCTTCGTCCCGGCGCAGCTGCGCCCGCACGGCCGGCGGCAGGTGTCGGAGATCCTTGACGGCAAGGAGTGGACGGGACTCGTCCCCTATCGATTGCCGGGATCCGAAGGCGCCCAAGGGGTAGCCGAGATCTATGTGATGCCCAGTGAGACGGAGACGGGTGCCCGAGCGGCCCTCTGCATCGTCGTCGATGTCCAAGCACTGCGCCGGATCGAAACCGATCTCGCTGCATCGCAGGCCATTTTCGGCCAATCCCCCTTTGGCTTTCTCCTCTTCGGCACCGACCTCAAGGTGCAGCGCGCCAACCAGCGCTTCGCCACCATCTTCGGCGGAACCGCCGAAGAGCACCGAGGCCGGACCGTCTACGACTACCTCTCCCGCTCCGAAGCGGACCGGATGACCGCATCGCTGCGCAGGGTCCTCGCGACCGGTGAGCCGGCGATCGACCTGCAACTCGTCGGATCGATCCCCAACAGCAAGGACCGCAGGCACTGGTCGATCAACCTCTATCGCGTCCACAGCGGCTCCGGCCGTCCCGTCGGAGTGGCCGGTATCGGCACCGATGTCACCCGCCGCCATGTCGCCGCCCGTGAGGCCGCCAACGCCCGCCGCAACCTCGCGATCCTCAACGAGGCGAGCGCCCGCATCGGCAACTCGCTCGATCTGGAGACGACCGCCCGCGAACTGCTCGACGTCGCCGTTCCCGGATTCTGCGACCTCGCGTCCGTGGACCTCTACCAGGGGCTGCTCACCGGCGAGGAAGCCCCGCCCGGCCGCTGGGACTCCCCGCGCGCCGAGGGCGCCGGCGCGGGCACCGCCACCCTGCGGCGCGTCGCCTTCGCGAGCGCCGTCTCCGACGCACCCCTGATCACGACACCGGGCTGCGGCTCCCGCGGCAACACCCCCACCTCCGTGGGGGAGGTCCACCGCTACGCCTTCAACTCGCCGTGCGCCAACGCCCTGCGTGCAGCCCGTGTCCAGTTGATACCCGGCGAAGAAGGCAGCCTCGTGCAGTCCACGCTCGCCGTGCCGATGATGGCCCATGACACCGTCGTCGGACTGGTGCAGTTCTCCCGGGCCAAGGGGAGCGAGCCCTTCGGGGATCGGGACCGGGCACTGGCGACCGAGCTCGCCGCCCGCGCCGCGGTCTGCATCGACAACGCCCGCCTCTACCGCAGGGAGCACGAGCGGGCGCTGATCCTCCAACGCAGCCTCCTGCCGCCCGGTGACCCCGAGGCCGCCGGTCTGGACATTGCCTGTCGCTACCTCCCCGGCAACACCGCGACCGAGGTCGGCGGAGACTGGTTCGACGTCATCGAACTGCCCGGTCACCGCACCGCACTCGTCATCGGTGATGTGATGGGGCGGGGGCTGCGGGCGGCGGTGGCCATGGGCGAACTGCGGACCGCGGTCAGGACCCTGGCGCTGCTCGATCTGGAACCGGCCGAGGTGCTCTCCGCGCTGGACGAGGTCGCCCGGGGGCTCGGCAGCCCCATCGGTGCCCAGCAGTCCGCACGCGTCGCCCACAAGTCCCGTGAGGCGGACCTCGCCGAGGTCTACCTCGCCACCTGCGTCTATGCCGTCTACGACCCCGTCACCCGGCGGTGCACCTTCGCCAACGCGGGGCATCTGCCTCCCATCCTCGTCGAACCGGGCGAAGAGGCCCTGCTGCTCGACGTACCGCCGGGGATGCCGCTGGGCGTCGGTGGCGAACCCTTCGAAGAGGTCGAGGTCGAGCTCCCGGAAGGGGCACTCCTCGCCCTCTACACCGACGGCCTCGTCGAGTCCCGCGAACAGCCCCTCGATGACGGGCTGCGCGCCTTCCGCACTGCCCTGACCGGTCCTTCCCGGCCCGCACCGGGGCACCGCTCGCCCGCAGTGATTCGCCCCGCAGACGTCTCCAAGTCGTTGGAGGACGTCTGCGACCATGTGCTGAACACGCTCGACACCCGGCATGGCGAGGACGACATCGCTCTGCTGATGGCCCAGGTGCAGGGGCTGCCCAGCGAAGCGGTCGGCGACTGGCGACTGCCGCGGGAGCCGCGCTCGGTCGGCCGCGCCCGTGAACTGACCCGGGGCCAACTGCTCACCTGGGACCTCGAAGCGCTGGTCGACACCGTCGAACTGCTGGTGAGCGAGCTGGTGACCAATGCCCTGAGGTACGGCGAAGGCGAGATCCGACTGCGACTGCTGCGCGATCGCACCCTGGTCTGCGAGGTCTGGGACGCCGGTCTCGTACAGCCGCGACGCCGACGCGCACGGGACACCGACGAAGGCGGTCGGGGCCTCCAACTGGTGGGCATGCTCAGCGCCGGCTGGGGGTCGCGCCGGACTCCGCGCGGCAAGACCGTCTGGTTCGAACTCGCCCTGCCGGACGACGGGCCGAGCGCCGAACCCACGGTGGAGCAGTTGCTGAGCATGTTCTGA
- a CDS encoding PspA/IM30 family protein, protein MTKQTILGRVTQLAKANINALIDQAEDPQKMLDQLIRDYTNNISEAEQAVAGTIGNLRLMEQDHKEDVAASREWGDKALAASKKADGLRAEGQSAEADTFDRLAKVALQRQLQSEKEARTAEPTIASQTDIVEKLKVGLDEMKIKLGELQSKRDELVARSRTAYAQNQMMDAVKSIDVLDPSSEISRFEDKVRREEARALGKKELAASSLDAQFEQLDSLGDTAEVEARLAALKAAS, encoded by the coding sequence ATGACCAAGCAGACGATCCTCGGCAGGGTGACCCAGTTGGCGAAGGCCAACATCAATGCGCTGATCGACCAGGCGGAGGATCCGCAGAAAATGCTCGACCAGCTGATCAGGGACTACACCAACAACATCAGCGAGGCGGAGCAGGCGGTGGCGGGCACCATCGGCAATCTGCGGCTGATGGAGCAGGACCACAAGGAGGATGTGGCCGCGTCGCGGGAGTGGGGCGACAAGGCGCTGGCCGCCAGCAAGAAGGCCGATGGATTGAGGGCCGAGGGCCAGAGCGCGGAGGCGGACACCTTCGACCGGCTCGCCAAGGTGGCCCTTCAGCGGCAGTTGCAGTCCGAGAAGGAGGCACGCACGGCGGAGCCGACCATCGCCTCGCAGACGGACATCGTCGAGAAATTGAAGGTCGGACTCGACGAGATGAAGATCAAGCTCGGGGAGCTCCAGTCGAAGCGGGACGAGTTGGTGGCCCGTTCGCGAACGGCCTATGCGCAGAACCAGATGATGGACGCGGTGAAGAGCATCGATGTGCTCGATCCCAGCAGCGAGATCTCACGGTTCGAGGACAAGGTGCGCCGCGAGGAGGCCAGAGCGCTGGGCAAAAAGGAGTTGGCCGCGTCATCGCTGGACGCCCAGTTCGAGCAGTTGGACAGCCTCGGGGACACGGCGGAGGTGGAGGCCCGACTGGCCGCCCTCAAGGCGGCGTCCTAG